A genomic window from Arthrobacter globiformis includes:
- a CDS encoding DUF58 domain-containing protein — MALLDSLPRHLFSSRGWGLLAAGAVSLLCAQVMGRRDLLALGVLLVVLPLVSLAGIRVVKPRFRVYREFSPSTVETDSVTTVRLAVARTGLGTGRVIMEERLPPRFGESPAFRFPARSASGGTSRYEYHLRSGKRGQFTIGPVSAEFTDPFGLSLHRHSIDDGDTLTVTPAAVELPPTGLAGARGNDGITATRTRANPSDDDVMTREYRHGDPMRRVHWPATARHGALMVRQEESVTTPEATVILDHRFVAHSSGYGSVFSSPGEDGSDLVTSDTFEWAVTAAMSVGAHLAELNYSLRFLDAAGEPAFHRSTSAPEPDNEEYSGAAGLQSIAESLAAIQLTGPHHARRDHDTARREHAGNADAAQSVFDDRLMDKLAAHRMRGPVLALLGKISLAEARALAPAAGYAANAFAVVITDKPADCHDVLEALRVGGWRAVAVEASTSLPAAWMYFDEGEAAMWTAAADVRRGAEVGR, encoded by the coding sequence GTGGCACTGCTGGACAGCCTCCCCCGACATCTCTTCAGCTCCCGGGGCTGGGGACTCCTGGCAGCCGGCGCCGTCTCGCTGCTGTGCGCCCAGGTCATGGGCCGCCGCGACCTTCTTGCCCTCGGCGTCCTGCTGGTTGTCCTCCCCCTCGTTTCACTGGCCGGCATCAGGGTGGTCAAGCCGCGGTTCCGGGTGTACCGGGAGTTCAGCCCTTCCACGGTCGAGACAGACTCCGTCACCACGGTCCGGCTCGCCGTCGCCCGGACCGGGCTGGGCACTGGCCGCGTCATCATGGAGGAGCGGTTGCCGCCACGGTTCGGTGAATCCCCGGCGTTCCGCTTTCCCGCCCGGTCCGCCTCGGGCGGCACCAGCCGCTATGAGTACCACCTGCGGTCGGGAAAGCGCGGACAGTTCACCATCGGCCCCGTCAGCGCCGAGTTCACGGACCCGTTCGGGCTGTCGCTGCACCGGCATTCGATCGACGACGGCGACACCCTCACGGTAACGCCGGCCGCCGTCGAACTCCCGCCCACCGGCCTTGCCGGCGCGCGGGGCAACGACGGCATCACGGCCACCCGGACCAGGGCCAACCCCAGCGACGACGACGTCATGACGCGCGAGTACCGGCACGGCGATCCGATGCGGCGGGTGCACTGGCCGGCCACTGCCCGGCACGGCGCCCTCATGGTCAGGCAGGAGGAATCTGTCACGACCCCCGAGGCCACGGTCATCCTGGACCACCGGTTCGTGGCCCATTCCTCGGGTTACGGCTCGGTGTTCAGCAGCCCAGGTGAGGACGGCAGCGACCTCGTCACCAGCGACACCTTTGAGTGGGCTGTTACGGCGGCCATGTCCGTGGGCGCCCACCTCGCCGAGCTCAACTACTCGCTGCGGTTCCTGGACGCGGCGGGTGAGCCCGCCTTCCACCGTTCGACGTCGGCCCCTGAGCCTGACAACGAGGAGTACAGCGGCGCGGCCGGCCTGCAGTCGATCGCCGAAAGCCTCGCCGCGATCCAGCTGACGGGGCCGCATCACGCGCGCAGGGACCATGACACCGCCCGCCGCGAACACGCAGGAAATGCCGACGCTGCCCAGTCCGTCTTTGACGACCGGCTGATGGACAAACTCGCGGCCCACCGGATGCGGGGCCCGGTCCTGGCGCTCCTCGGCAAGATTTCACTCGCGGAGGCGCGGGCCCTCGCTCCCGCAGCCGGCTACGCCGCCAACGCGTTTGCCGTGGTGATCACGGACAAACCCGCCGACTGCCACGACGTGCTCGAGGCCCTGCGGGTGGGCGGCTGGCGCGCTGTCGCCGTCGAGGCGTCCACCTCGCTGCCGGCCGCCTGGATGTATTTCGACGAGGGCGAGGCCGCGATGTGGACGGCTGCGGCGGACGTGCGCCGCGGGGCGGAGGTAGGGCGATGA
- the rsmA gene encoding 16S rRNA (adenine(1518)-N(6)/adenine(1519)-N(6))-dimethyltransferase RsmA: MTDPTPSASGTAPAPLFGASDIRRLAGEIGVRPTKTLGQNFVIDGNTIRRIVAAAGIGPEETVLEVGPGLGSLTLGLLDAAKAVVAVEIDPVLAAKLPETIGQWRPDAAGDFHLVLADAMKVTELPAEPAALVANLPYNVAVPVVLHLLQHFPSIRHGLVMVQDEVADRLAAEPGSKIYGVPSVKAAWYSSMRKAGVIGMNVFWPAPKIQSGLVAFTRREPPATTASREEVFAVIDAAFAQRRKTLRAALAGWAGSAAEAERCLVAAGVDPTARGEVIDIAAFARIAEARAAADA, from the coding sequence GTGACTGACCCGACCCCCTCCGCCTCCGGCACCGCGCCCGCTCCACTGTTCGGTGCCTCCGATATCCGCAGGCTGGCCGGAGAGATCGGCGTCCGCCCCACCAAAACACTGGGCCAGAATTTCGTCATCGACGGCAACACCATCCGCAGGATCGTGGCCGCCGCCGGCATCGGGCCGGAGGAAACGGTCCTCGAAGTCGGGCCCGGGCTGGGGTCGCTGACGCTGGGGCTCCTCGACGCCGCCAAGGCGGTGGTCGCCGTCGAAATTGACCCCGTTCTGGCTGCGAAGCTGCCGGAGACCATCGGGCAATGGCGGCCCGACGCCGCCGGCGATTTCCACCTGGTCCTCGCCGACGCCATGAAGGTGACGGAGCTGCCGGCCGAGCCAGCAGCGCTCGTCGCCAACCTGCCCTACAACGTCGCGGTGCCTGTGGTGCTCCACCTGCTGCAGCACTTCCCGTCGATCAGGCACGGCCTGGTCATGGTCCAGGATGAAGTCGCCGACCGGCTGGCCGCTGAACCCGGCTCCAAGATTTATGGCGTGCCCTCGGTCAAGGCCGCGTGGTACAGCAGCATGCGCAAGGCCGGCGTCATCGGCATGAACGTGTTCTGGCCTGCGCCCAAGATCCAGTCCGGGCTCGTGGCCTTCACCCGGCGGGAGCCCCCGGCCACCACCGCCAGCCGCGAGGAAGTCTTCGCCGTCATTGATGCAGCGTTCGCGCAGCGCCGCAAGACACTCCGTGCAGCCCTGGCCGGCTGGGCCGGCAGCGCCGCCGAAGCAGAACGCTGCCTGGTCGCGGCCGGGGTCGACCCCACCGCGCGGGGTGAAGTGATCGATATCGCCGCGTTCGCGAGGATCGCCGAAGCCCGCGCTGCCGCGGACGCCTGA
- a CDS encoding 4-(cytidine 5'-diphospho)-2-C-methyl-D-erythritol kinase — MAVQGLRGRFAARTVRVKAPGKVNVSLDVGPLRPDGYHSVASVYLAVSLYEEVAATSTASGGITVSISADSTLDLDGVDIPLDERNLAYKAAALMADVSEHATGVHLEITKRVPVAGGMGGGSADAAATLLACDALWNSGLSRDELAQLAAELGADVPFALLGGTAVGLGVGDDLSPALAKAQMDWVLVTAEFGLSTPEVFRTLDRLRDAEGLDVEEPTAVDPKILQALRGGDADALSRVLVNDLQRASIELAPGLRDTLGLGESCGAIAGIISGSGPTVALLAHNPEAAENLAGELERKGLNAQAVHGPVPGARIISDTLL; from the coding sequence ATGGCGGTCCAGGGCCTGCGGGGGCGCTTTGCGGCAAGGACCGTCCGGGTAAAGGCCCCGGGCAAAGTCAACGTCTCGCTGGATGTCGGGCCACTGCGCCCGGATGGCTACCACTCCGTGGCCAGCGTGTACCTGGCTGTGTCGCTGTACGAGGAAGTCGCGGCCACCAGCACAGCTTCCGGCGGCATCACCGTCAGCATCAGTGCCGACAGCACGCTGGACCTCGACGGAGTGGACATTCCGCTGGATGAGCGGAACCTGGCCTACAAGGCAGCCGCCCTCATGGCCGATGTGTCCGAACACGCCACCGGCGTGCACCTTGAAATCACCAAGCGGGTCCCGGTGGCGGGCGGCATGGGCGGCGGCTCCGCGGATGCTGCCGCCACGCTCCTGGCGTGCGACGCATTATGGAACAGTGGCCTGTCGCGGGATGAACTCGCCCAGCTCGCCGCCGAGCTCGGGGCGGACGTTCCCTTCGCGCTGCTGGGCGGCACGGCCGTGGGGCTGGGCGTGGGGGATGACCTGTCGCCGGCGCTGGCAAAGGCCCAGATGGACTGGGTGCTGGTCACGGCCGAGTTCGGACTGTCCACGCCGGAAGTTTTCCGTACCCTGGACCGGCTCCGCGACGCCGAAGGCCTGGACGTCGAGGAGCCCACGGCGGTGGACCCGAAGATCCTGCAGGCCCTGCGCGGCGGCGACGCCGACGCCCTGAGCAGGGTGCTGGTCAATGACCTCCAGCGGGCCTCCATCGAACTCGCCCCCGGGCTCCGGGACACCCTTGGCCTGGGCGAATCCTGCGGAGCCATCGCCGGGATCATTTCCGGCTCCGGACCCACCGTGGCCCTGTTGGCGCACAATCCCGAAGCGGCAGAGAACCTCGCCGGGGAGCTGGAACGCAAAGGCCTCAATGCCCAGGCGGTCCACGGCCCGGTGCCCGGCGCCCGCATCATCTCCGATACGCTCCTTTAA
- a CDS encoding resuscitation-promoting factor, with amino-acid sequence MAQKLRAIVVNFFTSDGKFSFIKVGTQLVVLSALVLGLVAFVGSNKTVTLNVDGKVSSVQTFGGTVEQVVKSANIELHPADRVSPALDASVGNGSVINVNMAKAVKVSLDGAEKTVSTTAQDVAGLVTQLGVASSSELSVPKDAQLAVDGSFVAISTPKTVSIIADGKAKKTTTTAANVGEVLKDAGIRLAAADRTSQPAHAPVVNNMVIKVSRVTGKTATVTEEIEFQSLTTDSATLPKGEEKVTQEGVPGQTTLTYKLVLVDGREASRTLVSKTTTREPVTEKITVGTKEEPKPAAAEADSGNTGAAAPAMMNVAMWDKIAQCESGGNWSINSGNGYYGGLQFDVQTWIGAGGGAYAPNASQATKAQQIDVANRVYAERGLQPWGCGWAASS; translated from the coding sequence ATGGCTCAAAAGTTACGGGCGATCGTGGTCAACTTCTTCACGTCAGACGGCAAGTTCAGTTTCATCAAGGTCGGCACCCAGCTGGTGGTGCTCTCGGCCCTCGTGCTGGGGCTCGTTGCCTTTGTGGGCAGCAACAAGACGGTCACCCTGAACGTCGACGGAAAAGTAAGCTCCGTCCAGACCTTCGGCGGCACCGTCGAGCAGGTGGTGAAGAGCGCGAATATCGAGCTGCACCCGGCCGACCGCGTCTCTCCCGCGCTGGACGCCAGTGTTGGGAATGGCTCCGTCATCAACGTGAACATGGCGAAGGCCGTGAAAGTCAGCCTGGATGGTGCGGAGAAGACCGTGAGCACCACGGCGCAGGACGTGGCCGGGCTCGTGACCCAGCTCGGCGTGGCCAGTTCTTCGGAGCTCTCCGTGCCGAAGGACGCGCAGCTGGCCGTGGACGGTTCGTTCGTGGCCATCTCGACGCCGAAGACCGTCAGCATCATCGCCGACGGCAAGGCCAAAAAGACCACCACCACAGCCGCCAATGTCGGCGAGGTCCTCAAGGACGCCGGCATCCGGCTCGCCGCCGCCGACCGGACATCCCAGCCGGCGCACGCCCCGGTGGTCAACAACATGGTGATCAAGGTGTCCCGCGTTACTGGCAAGACCGCCACCGTCACCGAAGAGATCGAGTTCCAGTCGCTGACCACGGACAGCGCCACCCTTCCGAAGGGTGAGGAGAAGGTCACCCAGGAAGGCGTTCCCGGCCAGACGACCCTTACCTACAAGCTGGTCCTGGTCGACGGCCGCGAGGCCTCCCGGACCCTCGTCTCCAAGACCACCACCCGCGAGCCTGTGACCGAGAAGATCACGGTCGGCACCAAGGAAGAGCCCAAGCCGGCAGCCGCCGAGGCCGATAGCGGCAACACCGGTGCCGCAGCCCCGGCCATGATGAATGTGGCCATGTGGGACAAGATCGCCCAGTGCGAATCCGGCGGCAACTGGTCCATTAACAGCGGCAACGGCTACTACGGCGGCCTGCAGTTCGACGTCCAGACCTGGATCGGCGCCGGCGGCGGCGCCTACGCCCCGAACGCCAGCCAGGCGACCAAGGCGCAGCAGATCGACGTTGCCAACCGTGTCTACGCGGAGCGCGGCCTTCAGCCGTGGGGCTGCGGCTGGGCCGCCAGCAGCTAG
- a CDS encoding ABC-F family ATP-binding cassette domain-containing protein: MAHLLGGENLKVSYATRTVLDGITLGLEEGDRIGMVGRNGDGKSTLMRLLALRSTPDSGRVTKRGDVNIGYLDQSDVLDADLTVGAAIVGDKADHEWAANPRIREIMGGLVSDVDWHANVHALSGGQKRRVALAKLLIEDHDVIMLDEPTNHLDVEGVAWLSRHLKTRWRPNQGAFLVVTHDRWFLDEVCNKTWEVHDGIVDPFDGGYAAYVLARAERDRTAAVVESKRQQLVKKELAWLRRGAPARTSKPKFRIEAANALIADVPEPRDSTALSKMATARLGKDVLDLENVSLDFDSGDPELDAGRKLFNNITLRLAPGERLGLVGVNGAGKTTLLKLLNGEIQPSAGKVKKGKTVVTAVLTQEVKELDDVADLRVIEVIEREKRSFNVGGREFTAGQLVEQLGFTNQKQWTPVRDLSGGERRRLQLLRLLVGEPNVLMLDEPTNDLDTDTLAAVEDVLDGWPGTLVVVSHDRYLLERVTDHQMALLGDGKIRGLPGGVDQYLELRENALAGSTVTGGGNPVTGPSAGGAAAPAGPSEAEKREARKSLNRVERQLNKLAQQEEKIHVQMAASTNDGDFERLGDLNKQLKDLTEEKDALELEWLEASEVLGE, translated from the coding sequence GTGGCACACCTGCTCGGCGGCGAGAACCTCAAGGTCTCGTACGCAACCCGCACCGTTCTGGACGGCATCACCCTTGGGCTCGAAGAGGGCGACCGGATCGGGATGGTGGGCAGGAACGGCGATGGCAAGTCCACGCTGATGCGGCTGCTGGCGCTGCGGTCCACGCCGGACTCCGGCCGGGTCACCAAGCGCGGGGACGTTAACATTGGCTACCTGGACCAGAGCGACGTCCTTGACGCCGACCTGACGGTGGGCGCCGCGATCGTCGGCGACAAGGCCGACCACGAGTGGGCGGCGAACCCCCGGATCCGCGAAATCATGGGCGGACTGGTGTCCGACGTCGACTGGCACGCCAACGTGCACGCCCTGTCCGGCGGACAGAAGCGGCGCGTCGCGCTGGCCAAGCTCCTCATTGAGGACCACGACGTCATCATGCTCGACGAGCCCACCAACCACCTCGACGTCGAGGGTGTGGCCTGGCTGTCGCGGCACCTGAAGACCCGGTGGCGGCCCAATCAGGGGGCCTTCCTGGTGGTCACCCACGACCGCTGGTTCCTCGACGAAGTCTGCAACAAGACCTGGGAAGTCCATGACGGGATCGTTGACCCGTTCGACGGCGGTTACGCCGCCTACGTGCTGGCCCGCGCCGAGCGGGACCGCACGGCCGCCGTCGTCGAAAGCAAGCGCCAGCAGCTGGTGAAGAAGGAACTCGCCTGGCTGCGACGCGGCGCCCCCGCCCGGACGTCCAAGCCCAAGTTCCGGATCGAAGCGGCCAACGCCCTGATCGCCGACGTTCCGGAGCCGCGTGACTCGACGGCCCTGAGCAAGATGGCCACTGCGCGCCTGGGCAAGGACGTGCTGGACCTGGAGAACGTGTCGCTCGACTTCGACAGCGGCGACCCTGAGCTGGACGCCGGCCGGAAGCTGTTCAACAACATCACGCTGCGGCTCGCGCCGGGGGAGCGGCTGGGCCTCGTCGGCGTCAACGGCGCCGGCAAGACCACCCTGCTCAAACTGCTCAACGGCGAAATCCAGCCGTCGGCCGGAAAGGTCAAGAAGGGTAAGACGGTGGTCACCGCTGTGCTCACCCAAGAGGTCAAGGAGCTCGACGACGTCGCCGACCTGCGTGTCATCGAGGTCATCGAACGCGAAAAGCGGTCCTTCAATGTGGGCGGCAGGGAGTTCACGGCCGGCCAGCTGGTGGAGCAGCTCGGTTTCACCAACCAGAAGCAGTGGACGCCGGTCCGGGACCTGTCCGGCGGTGAGCGGCGGCGCCTGCAGCTCCTGCGGCTGCTGGTGGGCGAGCCCAACGTGCTGATGCTGGACGAACCCACCAACGACCTCGACACGGATACGCTCGCGGCCGTCGAGGACGTCCTGGACGGCTGGCCGGGCACGCTCGTGGTGGTCAGCCACGACCGCTACCTGCTCGAACGCGTCACGGACCACCAGATGGCACTGCTGGGCGACGGCAAGATCCGCGGCCTTCCCGGCGGCGTGGACCAGTACCTCGAACTCCGCGAGAATGCCCTCGCCGGTTCCACCGTCACCGGCGGCGGAAACCCCGTCACCGGCCCGTCAGCCGGCGGCGCAGCAGCCCCCGCCGGTCCCTCCGAAGCCGAGAAGCGCGAGGCCCGCAAGTCCCTCAACCGCGTGGAGCGCCAGCTCAACAAGCTCGCCCAGCAGGAAGAGAAGATCCACGTCCAAATGGCCGCCAGCACCAACGACGGCGACTTCGAACGCCTCGGCGACCTCAACAAGCAGCTGAAGGACCTGACCGAGGAAAAGGACGCCCTCGAACTCGAATGGCTGGAGGCGTCGGAAGTTCTCGGCGAGTAG
- a CDS encoding transglutaminase family protein: MTLTSQRQPGADAQPQPVPASPGSGRFGAGAFPWVMAGAVALSVCGASLSLNGVLRGWAWFLPVLTTVVVVSLTMALLRTFRAAPVLVAAGGLASLAFILTFTFFRRDSIAGFLPSQATLDALGRHLRRASETVLAESSPVAPNAGIVLVTCAALGLIVILVDALALPLGMPATSGLGLLAVLVVPAMIKPQSVGWLGFVVTAAGYLVILASSQWFAPDARTEADTARNPGQIRRAALTGAVTLVVTLLLQLVVPGFDQGTFPQGSRLNPWGTATGLNPMISLGNSLRTPTGEGRITYATNATTPLYLRSVTVDRFDGESWSPDDRNASRRAGTGRMDAGHEILAPEQTRQVTVVNTGDFTSPYLPVPYAPESVNGLTGRWSWDPATLSIKGTDTNSRNQQYLVQSSVPKLTTELLDASSAPVQGVPEEFIRPPSNVPDIVRTTAESVTANSRTAYAKAMALQRFLRGPDFTYSLESPVQGGYDGNGLSVLADFLSQKSGYCIHFASAMAVMARLEGIPSRIAVGYAPGRQTGATVSVAGQGALPEFEVDARDAHAWPELYFQGLGWVPFEPTPSRGVVPPYAQDSSTSGGASTNDQNNDGLVPSNGATAPSSTPPAPLPLPGGGTADAGNQLAPALYTAAGVLLLVLLAASPRLVRGGIRARRLRGTGTGRNRLAEPPLVWSELQDLATDYGVRPEPSETPRTFSARLRGSPAMRLRAESNPVGADTGSGADTGGKYWPDAETDRAVTVLTDAYERHQYGRPAAQDGSRRGLPEETAVEHIGQVRRALRRNAGIVGRLRADWLPRSVLSRWGSVAGWPLRVLGRAARRTGHGASVLWRRTRSGLRRLREG; the protein is encoded by the coding sequence ATGACACTGACATCACAACGGCAGCCGGGGGCTGATGCCCAGCCGCAGCCCGTTCCGGCGTCCCCCGGCAGCGGAAGGTTTGGGGCCGGTGCCTTTCCCTGGGTCATGGCCGGCGCAGTGGCGCTGTCCGTCTGCGGCGCGTCACTGTCCCTCAACGGGGTCCTTCGCGGCTGGGCGTGGTTCCTGCCGGTCCTGACCACGGTGGTGGTGGTCTCACTGACCATGGCCTTGCTCCGCACCTTCCGTGCCGCGCCCGTGCTGGTGGCCGCGGGAGGCCTTGCGTCCCTGGCCTTCATCCTGACCTTCACCTTCTTCCGGCGTGACAGCATTGCGGGTTTCCTCCCCTCGCAGGCCACCCTCGACGCGTTGGGCCGGCACCTCCGCCGGGCCAGTGAAACAGTGCTGGCCGAGAGCTCACCGGTAGCCCCCAACGCCGGCATCGTCCTGGTGACATGCGCCGCACTGGGACTAATCGTCATCCTCGTTGATGCGCTGGCCCTCCCCTTGGGCATGCCCGCCACGAGCGGACTCGGCCTGTTGGCGGTGCTGGTTGTTCCGGCCATGATCAAGCCCCAAAGCGTGGGCTGGCTGGGATTCGTGGTGACGGCGGCCGGCTATCTGGTGATCCTCGCCTCCAGCCAGTGGTTTGCCCCCGACGCGCGGACGGAGGCGGACACTGCCCGCAACCCGGGGCAGATCAGGCGGGCCGCCCTGACCGGAGCCGTGACCCTGGTGGTCACACTCCTGCTGCAGCTTGTGGTTCCCGGCTTCGACCAGGGCACGTTCCCCCAGGGCTCCCGGCTGAACCCCTGGGGTACAGCCACAGGACTGAACCCCATGATCAGCCTCGGCAACAGCCTGCGCACCCCGACGGGCGAGGGCAGGATCACCTACGCCACTAACGCCACCACGCCGCTTTACCTGCGCTCGGTCACAGTGGACCGGTTCGACGGCGAGTCCTGGTCCCCGGACGACCGCAATGCCAGCCGCCGGGCAGGCACCGGACGGATGGACGCAGGCCACGAGATCCTGGCACCCGAACAGACCCGGCAGGTGACGGTGGTGAACACCGGGGACTTCACCAGCCCCTACCTCCCCGTCCCGTACGCCCCCGAATCTGTCAACGGGCTGACCGGGCGGTGGAGCTGGGATCCTGCGACGTTGAGCATCAAGGGCACCGATACCAACTCCCGGAACCAGCAGTATCTGGTTCAGTCCTCGGTGCCGAAACTGACCACCGAACTGCTGGACGCGTCCTCCGCACCCGTCCAGGGCGTTCCGGAGGAGTTCATCCGGCCGCCGTCGAACGTTCCGGACATCGTTCGGACCACCGCTGAGTCCGTCACAGCAAACAGCCGGACAGCCTATGCCAAGGCGATGGCGCTCCAGAGGTTCCTGCGCGGCCCGGACTTTACCTATTCCCTGGAGTCGCCCGTCCAGGGCGGGTATGACGGAAACGGGCTGTCCGTCCTGGCGGATTTCCTGTCCCAGAAGAGCGGCTACTGCATCCACTTCGCGTCCGCCATGGCGGTCATGGCGCGGCTCGAAGGCATCCCGAGCAGGATCGCCGTCGGCTACGCACCGGGCAGGCAAACCGGGGCCACGGTGTCCGTTGCCGGCCAGGGGGCGCTGCCGGAGTTCGAAGTCGACGCCCGTGATGCCCACGCCTGGCCCGAGCTGTACTTCCAGGGCCTCGGCTGGGTTCCGTTTGAACCCACCCCTTCGCGCGGCGTGGTGCCGCCGTACGCGCAGGACTCGTCAACCTCGGGCGGCGCCAGCACCAACGACCAGAACAATGACGGCCTGGTGCCGAGCAACGGCGCCACGGCACCGTCGTCGACGCCGCCGGCACCGTTGCCCCTGCCGGGGGGCGGAACCGCCGACGCCGGGAACCAACTGGCGCCCGCGCTCTACACTGCCGCCGGGGTTCTGCTGCTGGTCCTCCTGGCCGCCTCACCCCGTCTGGTGCGCGGCGGCATCCGGGCAAGGCGCCTCAGGGGAACGGGCACCGGCAGGAACCGGCTGGCCGAGCCGCCGCTCGTCTGGTCGGAGCTCCAGGATCTGGCCACGGACTACGGCGTGCGTCCTGAACCGAGCGAGACCCCGCGGACATTCTCGGCCCGGCTGCGCGGGTCCCCGGCCATGCGTCTGCGGGCCGAGTCAAACCCCGTCGGAGCAGACACCGGAAGCGGAGCAGATACCGGAGGCAAATACTGGCCCGACGCCGAGACCGACCGGGCCGTGACCGTCCTGACGGATGCCTACGAGCGGCATCAGTATGGCCGGCCCGCGGCCCAGGACGGCTCGCGCCGCGGCCTGCCGGAGGAAACCGCCGTCGAGCACATCGGCCAGGTGCGGCGGGCGCTGCGTCGAAATGCCGGCATAGTCGGCCGGCTCCGTGCCGACTGGCTGCCGAGGTCGGTCCTCTCCCGCTGGGGATCCGTGGCCGGATGGCCTCTCCGCGTTTTGGGCCGGGCGGCGCGCCGGACGGGGCACGGCGCCTCGGTACTGTGGCGCAGGACCCGCAGCGGCCTTCGCCGCCTGCGGGAAGGCTAG
- a CDS encoding AAA family ATPase, translating into MEPHRRITIDEALPGGQGLTGSAARNVNPLNGHKTVPLEAPAFRAASERILSAINTVIDGKAEAAKLALTVLLAQGHLLLEDVPGVGKTLLAKTLARTIDCSVSRIQFTPDLLPSDVTGVSIYNQSSRQFEFRPGAVFANIVIGDEINRASAKTQSALLECMEEHQVTVDGHSYKLGEPFMVVATQNPIEMEGTYPLPEAQRDRFMARISMGYPDKDSEIEMLETHQATSPLARVKAVVTAADVAAMIATVQQVFVSEAVKEYTVAVGRATRDSAMLRLGASPRSLLQLLRAAKATAALDGRDFVLPDDVVAVAEAVLAHRIILDRKAASTGETPQGVIRSVLARIPVSQEMTDTANAGRTSPELRHSH; encoded by the coding sequence ATGGAACCGCACCGACGCATCACGATCGACGAAGCACTTCCCGGCGGACAGGGCCTCACTGGAAGTGCTGCGCGCAACGTCAACCCGCTCAACGGACACAAAACTGTTCCCCTGGAAGCCCCGGCTTTCCGGGCCGCCAGCGAACGCATCCTCAGCGCCATCAACACCGTCATCGACGGCAAGGCCGAGGCCGCGAAGCTGGCGCTGACGGTCCTGCTGGCCCAGGGCCACCTGCTCCTGGAGGATGTCCCAGGGGTGGGCAAGACGCTGCTGGCGAAAACCCTGGCACGCACCATCGACTGTTCCGTCAGCCGTATCCAGTTCACACCCGATCTCCTCCCCTCGGATGTCACCGGCGTCTCCATCTATAACCAGTCCTCGCGCCAGTTCGAATTCCGTCCGGGCGCCGTGTTCGCGAACATCGTGATCGGCGACGAGATCAACCGGGCCTCCGCCAAGACGCAGTCCGCCCTGCTCGAATGCATGGAGGAGCACCAGGTCACGGTGGACGGACACTCCTACAAGCTCGGCGAACCCTTCATGGTGGTGGCTACCCAGAACCCCATCGAGATGGAAGGGACCTATCCGCTCCCGGAAGCCCAGCGGGACCGCTTCATGGCCCGGATCTCCATGGGGTACCCGGATAAGGACTCCGAGATCGAAATGCTCGAGACCCACCAGGCCACGTCCCCGCTGGCCCGGGTCAAGGCGGTCGTCACGGCAGCGGATGTCGCCGCCATGATCGCCACCGTCCAGCAGGTGTTCGTCTCCGAAGCCGTGAAGGAGTACACCGTGGCCGTCGGCCGGGCCACCCGTGACAGCGCCATGCTGCGCCTTGGGGCAAGCCCGCGGTCCCTGCTGCAGCTGCTCCGGGCCGCGAAGGCAACCGCGGCGCTGGATGGCCGTGATTTCGTGCTGCCGGATGACGTCGTGGCCGTTGCCGAGGCGGTGCTGGCGCACCGGATCATCCTGGACCGCAAGGCCGCCAGCACCGGCGAGACCCCGCAGGGCGTGATCCGCAGCGTCCTTGCCCGGATCCCGGTCAGCCAGGAGATGACGGACACGGCAAACGCCGGGCGGACCTCACCCGAACTCCGTCACAGCCACTAG
- a CDS encoding TatD family hydrolase: MRHSLIPRPYRVPGTDGSGRRGFPPAPEPLPVPVMDNHTHLDFPTDDVRVDIAAALDAAEAVGVCGAVQVGCDLESSRFTVRAVDLDPRLLGAVALHPNDAPDYAARGELEDALAEIEELAAHPRVRAIGETGLDFFRTEGEGLAHQRYSFRRHIDIAKRLDRTLQIHDRDAHDDVVQVLREEGTPERVVFHCFSGDAELARICNGEGWFMSFAGTLTFKNATNLREALAVADPELVLVETDSPFLTPHPHRGRPNASYMVPYTVRAMAELTETDLSKLCAQVSANTLRAYGSWA, encoded by the coding sequence ATGCGGCATTCCCTGATTCCCCGGCCCTACCGGGTTCCCGGCACCGACGGCTCCGGCAGGCGCGGTTTCCCGCCGGCGCCCGAACCGTTGCCCGTCCCCGTGATGGACAACCACACGCACCTGGACTTCCCGACTGACGATGTCCGGGTGGACATCGCGGCTGCCCTCGATGCAGCCGAAGCCGTGGGTGTCTGCGGCGCCGTGCAGGTGGGCTGCGACCTGGAATCCTCAAGGTTTACCGTGCGCGCCGTCGATCTGGATCCGCGCCTTTTGGGGGCCGTGGCCCTCCATCCGAATGATGCGCCGGACTACGCCGCCCGCGGTGAGCTTGAGGACGCCCTGGCTGAGATCGAGGAGCTCGCCGCCCACCCCCGCGTGCGCGCCATCGGCGAAACCGGCCTGGATTTCTTCCGCACGGAAGGGGAGGGGCTGGCCCACCAGCGTTACTCGTTCCGCCGGCACATCGACATCGCTAAGCGGCTGGACCGGACCCTGCAGATCCACGACCGCGACGCCCACGACGACGTGGTCCAGGTTCTGCGCGAGGAAGGCACCCCGGAACGGGTAGTTTTCCACTGCTTTTCCGGGGACGCAGAGCTCGCCCGGATCTGCAACGGGGAAGGATGGTTCATGTCCTTCGCGGGGACACTCACGTTCAAGAACGCCACCAACCTCAGGGAGGCGCTGGCCGTGGCCGACCCGGAGTTGGTGCTGGTGGAAACCGACTCGCCGTTCCTCACTCCGCATCCGCACCGCGGCCGCCCTAACGCCAGCTATATGGTGCCGTACACCGTGCGGGCAATGGCGGAATTGACAGAGACGGACTTGTCCAAACTTTGCGCCCAAGTCAGCGCAAATACCCTGCGGGCGTACGGATCCTGGGCCTGA